The Levilactobacillus namurensis genomic interval CAACAGCGGGATCAAATCGTAGCGCAAGCTCAAACGGACGTGCAAACGTTGAAGGCCACTGCCCAAAAAGACATTGCGCAAGAACGTGAAGACGCGCTGGCCAATGCCCGGGACGATGTTGCGGACCTATCTATTGAGATTGCTTCCAAGATCATTCAAAGAGAATTAAACGCTGATGACCAAAAAGCATTGATTGATTCTTACATTGAAGGGTTGGGGAAGCAACATGAGTCTTAATAGGACAACGGTAGCGAAACGCTACGCACGCGCATTGTTTGAATTGTTGTCCGAAAAAGACCAATTGGAGTCAGTTTATCCTGAACTTCAAGAGCTTCGACGTGTCTTCCAGGACAACCCACAATTGGGTACTGTACTCTCAGACGCTAGTCTACAAGCTGCTGATCGCGAGAAACTGGTGAGTCAATTGGCTGAATCAGCTTCGCCTTACGTTCAAAACCTCATTCACATGGTGTATGACTATGGACGGATGGATGCGATGGTTGCCATTCTGGACCAATTCCAGCGCTTGTATGATGATTTGCATCATACCGTTTATGCGCAAGTCACGACGGCAATTGAACTTTCTGCTGAGCAGAAGGATAAGATTGCGGCGGCCTATGCGCAACGGGTTGGCGCTCAGAAAGTTATTTTAGACAGTCAGGTCGACCCAACGATCATTGGCGGTGTTGTGGTTCAATCTGCCGGGATGATCCTTGATGGGAGTCTTAAGACGAAAATCAACAAGTTGCGGCGTCAACTGTTGTCATAAAAAATCTGTAGGTAAAGAGGTGAAACTTTCATGAGCATTAAAGCTGAGGAAATCAGTACTCTAATTAAACAACAATTAGAAAACTATAAAGATGAACTCTCAGTTGAAGAAACTGGTACGGTAACTTACGTTGGTGACGGGATTGCTCGGGCCCACGGCCTGGACAATGCCTTGCAAGGTGAGCTGCTTTTATTTGATAACGGGGTTTATGGCTTGGTCCAAAACCTTGAAGCCAGTGACGTAGGTATCGTTATTTTAGGTGATTACACTGGAATCACTGAAGGCGACACCGTTAAGCGGACTGGTCGAATCATGGAAGTTCCCGTTGGAGATCAATTAATTGGCCGGGTCGTAAACCCATTAGGTCAACCAATTGATGGCAAGGGGGACATTAAGACTGATAAGACACGACCAATTGAACATAAGGCACCAGGTGTTATGGACCGGCAAGGGGTTAGCGAACCTCTGCAAACCGGGATTAAGGCCATCGATGCTTTGGTTCCAATTGGACGTGGTCAACGTGAATTAATCATTGGTGACCGGAAGACCGGTAAGAGTTCCATTGCGATTGATACGATCATTAACCAAAAAGATCAAAACATGATTTGTATCTACGTGGCCATTGGTCAAAAGGAATCAACGGTTCGGTCCCAAGTTAATACGCTGCAACAGTTTGGCGCCATGGATTACACGATCGTGGTTTCCGCCGGCCCATCTGAACCAGCACCATTGCTGTACATCGCGCCTTACGCCGGTGCCGCAATGGGTGAGGAATTCATGTTCAACGGCAAGCACGTGTTGATCGTCTACGATGATTTAACCAAGCAAGCCGATGCTTATCGTGAACTTTCTTTGATTTTACGGCGGCCACCAGGTCGT includes:
- the atpH gene encoding ATP synthase F1 subunit delta — its product is MSLNRTTVAKRYARALFELLSEKDQLESVYPELQELRRVFQDNPQLGTVLSDASLQAADREKLVSQLAESASPYVQNLIHMVYDYGRMDAMVAILDQFQRLYDDLHHTVYAQVTTAIELSAEQKDKIAAAYAQRVGAQKVILDSQVDPTIIGGVVVQSAGMILDGSLKTKINKLRRQLLS
- the atpA gene encoding F0F1 ATP synthase subunit alpha, coding for MSIKAEEISTLIKQQLENYKDELSVEETGTVTYVGDGIARAHGLDNALQGELLLFDNGVYGLVQNLEASDVGIVILGDYTGITEGDTVKRTGRIMEVPVGDQLIGRVVNPLGQPIDGKGDIKTDKTRPIEHKAPGVMDRQGVSEPLQTGIKAIDALVPIGRGQRELIIGDRKTGKSSIAIDTIINQKDQNMICIYVAIGQKESTVRSQVNTLQQFGAMDYTIVVSAGPSEPAPLLYIAPYAGAAMGEEFMFNGKHVLIVYDDLTKQADAYRELSLILRRPPGREAYPGDIFYTHSRLLERAAKLNDDLGGGSMTALPVIETKAGDVSAYIPTNVISITDGQIFLNSDSFYSGVRPAMDAGTSVSRVGGDAQIKAMKKVAGTLRLDLSSYKELESFAQFGSDLDAATQAKLARGARTVEVLKQGLHESVPVAKEVVILFALTHGHLDKLEVEDVLRYQNELFDFMDSSHKDLEDSITKTGNLPEGNALEDAIKEFDQTFQPSKHAEAAANDSEN